Proteins found in one Quercus robur chromosome 2, dhQueRobu3.1, whole genome shotgun sequence genomic segment:
- the LOC126715428 gene encoding protein LURP-one-related 5-like yields MNNKVVIVDEKFCFPEETHLTVHKTSVFFPGDGFIVYDLHGEVLYRFDSYGPESTPKDELVLMDSSGKCLLTLLRKKPSLHQRWEGYIGEKAEHQEPIFSLCRSSIIRRSGLVVEVHGDPEEEYHIEGSFTHRCCKMMDNSSRDPVVEIKRKVDPSTNVMLGKDVFLLCLKPGFDSAFAMGLVLILDQMHGDDADDVAQEVDPAVEDPIPPS; encoded by the exons ATGAATAATAAGGTTGTAATAGTGGATGAGAAATTCTGCTTCCCTGAAGAGACCCATCTCACAGTCCACAAGACCTCAGTGTTCTTCCCCGGTGATGGCTTCATCGTCTACGATCTCCACGGAGAGGTTCTGTACCGCTTCGATTCGTATGGTCCCGAATCAACACCCAAAGATGAACTTGTTCTCATGGATTCTTCTGGAAAATGCCTCCTCACTCTTCTTCGAAAG AAACCAAGCCTTCATCAACGTTGGGAAGGATACATAGGGGAGAAAGCAGAACATCAGGAACCAATTTTCAGTCTATGCAGATCATCCATAATCAGACGGTCGGGCCTGGTTGTAGAGGTTCACGGTGATCCTGAAGAGGAGTATCACATCGAGGGCTCTTTCACCCATCGATGCTGTAAAATGATGGACAACTCATCTAGGGATCCTGTGGTTGAGATCAAACGAAAAGTGGACCCCTCAACTAATGTGATGCTTGGGAAGGATGTCTTTTTGTTGTGTCTCAAGCCTGGCTTTGATAGTGCTTTCGCTATGGGATTGGTGCTTATTCTTGATCAAATGCACGGTGATGATGCTGATGATGTTGCACAGGAGGTGGATCCTGCCGTAGAGGATCCAATTCCACCCTCctga